The sequence GCATGGCCTGCGCACTACCAGTCGGGGCAGCGCCTTTGCTCAGACTCGCATCAGCCGGCAAGGTAGGTAGTGGCGGCATTACGTCAGCAGCCACGACCCATTGCGTAGACAACACCAAAGCTCCGACCAACACGCCGAGGCGCTTCATCGCGTGCCTCCAGCCTGCTCCGATTTACCCGGTGTCATACCCGTCCACCCACTCACCGCCCTCCCGTCAACTTCGCCCGTCAGCCGCACCCCGCTGCTAGCGAATCCACTTGATGGCACAGCACGCAACCGCGCATCCGGTGCTGACAGAACGATGTACTTGATGCCTGAGATTGAGTATTGACCAGCTACACGCCACCCCGACGACTGGCTCACTGCATCCGCGCGACCGTCTTGCTTGGAGCCATTCGCCGCCACACCCGCGACGGGCTGCTCGCCCACTAGATCAAAACCCTCGCGCGACTTGTGATAAATCTTCGTCGCGAGGACTAGAAACACGATCAACGCGAGCGGGGCAAAGAACAAAGCCTTCGGAACAACAGCTTGTTTTTTCGTATGAACTTCTGCACTTTTGTAGAGCTTGAATACATCACGCGGATACGGCCATTGACGCTTAACCGCATCTTTCAAGCTACTCGGGTTATGGCAGT comes from Burkholderia savannae and encodes:
- a CDS encoding zonular occludens toxin domain-containing protein — encoded protein: MITLITGVPGSGKTLHAVWLLTKLAKGRRVLVDGIRDLAVEHVEIDEQWLRQWHVNAEAGDLIVVDEAQRIYPPTTVSQKPTPDIEQLHVHRHMGVDFILITQHPQRISKTVRDLVGRHVHVRNLFGLKRAMLYEWDHCHNPSSLKDAVKRQWPYPRDVFKLYKSAEVHTKKQAVVPKALFFAPLALIVFLVLATKIYHKSREGFDLVGEQPVAGVAANGSKQDGRADAVSQSSGWRVAGQYSISGIKYIVLSAPDARLRAVPSSGFASSGVRLTGEVDGRAVSGWTGMTPGKSEQAGGTR